A window from Leifsonia shinshuensis encodes these proteins:
- a CDS encoding DUF1304 domain-containing protein yields MIVLATVVVTLAAALHIVIFFMESVAWTRPTVWRRFGVASQAAADTVRPMAYNQGFYNLFLAIGAVVGLILYGVGQHAAGLALIIFTTASMIAAAVVLVTTGRGYLRPALIQGTLPLLGLVLLLVGLATGQS; encoded by the coding sequence ATGATCGTCCTCGCCACCGTCGTGGTCACTCTCGCCGCCGCGCTGCACATCGTCATCTTCTTCATGGAGAGCGTCGCCTGGACCCGGCCGACCGTCTGGCGCCGGTTCGGGGTGGCGAGCCAGGCGGCGGCGGACACGGTGCGCCCGATGGCGTACAACCAGGGGTTCTACAACCTGTTCCTGGCGATCGGGGCGGTGGTCGGGCTCATCCTCTACGGCGTCGGGCAGCATGCGGCGGGACTGGCGCTCATCATCTTCACGACGGCCAGCATGATCGCGGCCGCGGTGGTGCTCGTCACCACGGGCCGCGGCTACCTGCGCCCGGCGCTCATCCAGGGCACCCTGCCGCTGCTCGGCCTGGTGCTGCTGCTCGTGGGGCTGGCGACCGGGCAGAGCTGA